A portion of the Ignavibacteria bacterium genome contains these proteins:
- a CDS encoding peroxiredoxin gives MEEKMLTVGQKFPEFKKKSVVSIENGKEFQEVTSEDHKKQNQWMVMFWYPKDFTFVCPTEIAEFNKNYEEFRDRDALLVGASTDSEYVHLAWRKHHDDLSDLKFPLLADTSKSLAEELGILEANEKIAYRATFIVDPEGIIRFVSVNDLSVGRNVKEVLRVLDALQTDELCPCNWQKGQETLKG, from the coding sequence ATGGAGGAAAAAATGTTAACTGTTGGTCAAAAATTCCCGGAATTCAAAAAGAAAAGTGTAGTCTCAATCGAAAACGGTAAAGAGTTTCAGGAAGTCACTTCCGAAGACCATAAAAAACAGAACCAGTGGATGGTAATGTTCTGGTATCCGAAAGATTTTACATTTGTATGCCCGACTGAAATTGCAGAGTTTAATAAAAATTATGAGGAGTTCCGTGATAGGGATGCCTTGCTTGTTGGCGCCTCAACTGATTCTGAGTATGTACACCTCGCCTGGAGAAAACACCACGACGACTTAAGCGATCTTAAGTTCCCGCTCCTGGCAGATACGTCCAAGTCGCTTGCCGAGGAACTGGGGATTCTTGAGGCAAACGAAAAAATCGCCTACAGGGCAACTTTCATAGTCGATCCCGAGGGAATCATAAGGTTTGTATCGGTCAACGACCTGAGCGTCGGACGTAATGTTAAGGAAGTCTTGAGAGTTCTTGACGCCCTTCAGACTGACGAGCTCTGCCCGTGCAACTGGCAGAAGGGGCAGGAAACCCTTAAAGGATAA
- a CDS encoding alkylhydroperoxidase, protein MSLQETKTDLLKDLRIDEGRKFTSLEAMVAGDTRYLRDLRINLKNTLNSENISLKEAYLLALAVASNERNEILTCSFTDYAKNEGATDAEIAEIHACASMLSVNNVLYRFRHFAKHETYNNMPAGIKMNVMMNPVLGKEFFELVSLAVSAVNGCESCVSSHEASVRNLGTSQARVFDAIRLASVVRGLSVVVH, encoded by the coding sequence ATGTCATTACAGGAAACAAAAACAGATCTTCTTAAGGATTTAAGAATTGATGAAGGCCGGAAGTTTACTTCACTTGAGGCCATGGTAGCCGGGGATACGCGCTATCTGAGGGATTTGAGAATTAACCTGAAAAATACGCTTAATTCAGAGAATATTTCGCTTAAAGAGGCATACCTTTTAGCCCTGGCTGTTGCCTCAAATGAAAGAAATGAGATCCTCACGTGCTCATTTACAGATTACGCAAAGAATGAAGGGGCAACGGACGCTGAAATTGCAGAAATCCACGCATGCGCTTCAATGCTTTCTGTAAACAACGTCCTCTACAGGTTCAGGCACTTTGCAAAGCATGAAACTTATAACAACATGCCGGCAGGCATTAAGATGAACGTTATGATGAACCCCGTGCTGGGTAAGGAATTCTTTGAACTTGTAAGCCTGGCCGTTTCAGCCGTTAACGGCTGCGAGAGCTGCGTCAGTTCACACGAGGCCTCAGTAAGAAACCTCGGCACCTCGCAGGCAAGGGTATTTGACGCCATAAGACTGGCTTCAGTTGTAAGAGGGCTTTCAGTAGTAGTTCACTAA
- a CDS encoding alpha/beta hydrolase, producing MLSRIQDDNITSRSADYTISGSVKLHTEILCTQGTGKRRALFLHGGGVTGNHTIVRRPSMWLLSKGVFDEIIMPDRRGCGGSSPYTGLTSTGELACDMKILLDEMKISEPLTVIASSYGGPIALILASIGKRIEKVILLGSSPMLTLTKGILEMPYSLGLIVPTIKLIIRLFTGRAGTKGYPDLDFVYDITSISGYIGAQIDILKKIKRSRISSMFLQAESVFHKENMSLPLDIKIEVPVIQVIGERDSVWERNIPAKYLKNMPFFHQVIIKDASHKDIFLKADEFLKGALEALSAEE from the coding sequence ATGCTTTCAAGGATTCAGGATGATAATATTACGTCCAGGAGCGCTGATTACACGATTTCAGGCAGCGTAAAGCTGCACACGGAAATCTTATGCACACAGGGCACCGGTAAGCGCCGTGCACTTTTCCTACATGGCGGGGGCGTTACGGGTAATCACACTATAGTAAGACGCCCTTCGATGTGGCTTTTGAGCAAAGGGGTTTTTGACGAGATAATTATGCCCGACAGGCGGGGATGCGGTGGGAGCTCCCCTTATACCGGACTTACTTCCACAGGCGAACTGGCCTGCGACATGAAAATCCTACTAGATGAAATGAAGATAAGTGAGCCTTTAACCGTTATAGCTTCTTCATACGGGGGCCCGATTGCACTAATTCTTGCATCCATCGGCAAAAGAATTGAGAAAGTAATTCTCCTGGGCTCCTCCCCTATGCTTACGCTTACAAAAGGAATACTTGAAATGCCCTACAGTCTGGGGCTTATTGTGCCAACTATTAAACTTATAATCAGGCTTTTTACAGGGCGGGCAGGCACTAAAGGTTATCCAGATCTCGACTTTGTCTATGATATTACTTCTATATCAGGCTATATAGGGGCGCAGATTGACATATTAAAGAAAATAAAGAGAAGCCGCATCTCCTCTATGTTTCTGCAGGCTGAATCTGTTTTTCATAAAGAGAATATGAGTCTACCCTTAGATATAAAAATTGAGGTGCCCGTTATACAGGTAATCGGTGAGCGTGACAGCGTATGGGAGCGCAACATTCCGGCAAAGTATCTGAAGAATATGCCTTTTTTTCATCAGGTCATAATTAAGGATGCTTCTCACAAGGATATTTTCCTGAAGGCGGATGAATTTCTTAAAGGGGCCTTAGAAGCTCTAAGCGCTGAGGAATAA